The Triticum dicoccoides isolate Atlit2015 ecotype Zavitan chromosome 6A, WEW_v2.0, whole genome shotgun sequence genome has a window encoding:
- the LOC119317304 gene encoding ELMO domain-containing protein A-like isoform X2, whose translation MDTNAGSFVAVRRLAGSDRAAGAVAFHHSSSAEVVTGSTAWIGRGLSCVCVQSRDSDARLSFDLTPVQEECLLRLQNRIEIQYDSSNIEHQEELKALWCASFPGTELRGLISEQWKEMGWQGKDPSTDFRGGGFISLENLLFFARNYPKSFQELLRKQNGDRAIWEYPFAVAGVNITFMLIQMLDLQAVKPRSLLGAVFLKLLSENDRAFDILYCITFKLMDQQWLDMHATYMDFNTVMKSTRRQLERELLIEDIQRVEDMPSYKLLAR comes from the exons ATGGACACCAACGCCGGCTCCTTCGTCGCCGtccggcggctcgccggctccgaccgcGCGGCCGGCGCCGTCGCGTTCCATCACTCGTCCTCAG CGGAGGTCGTGACCGGCTCGACGGCATGGATAGggagggggctctcctgcgtctgTGTGCAGAGTAGGGACAGCGACGCCCGCCTTTCCTTCGATTTGACTCCCGTTCAG GAAGAGTGCCTACTGAGGTTACAGAACCGGATAGAAATTCAGTATGATAGTTCAAACATAGAGCATCAG GAAGAACTGAAGGCCCTTTGGTGCGCCTCCTTTCCTGGAACTGAGCTTAGGGGCCTAATATCGGAACAATGGAAAGAGATGGGCTGGCAAGGGAAAGATCCATCCACGGATTTTAG AGGTGGAGGCTTCATCTCCTTGGAGAATTTATTGTTCTTCGCCAGGAACTATCCG AAATCTTTTCAGGAACTTCTTCGTAAGCAGAATGGTGACCGTGCAATTTGGGAGTATCCATTTGCGGTAGCTGGTGTAAATATAACATTCATGCTCATTCAGATGCTTGATCTACAAGCAG TCAAACCAAGGTCATTGTTGGGAGCTGTTTTCCTAAAGCTACTTTCAG AAAATGATCGAGCCTTTGATATCCTGTACTGCATAACCTTCAAGCTGATGGATCAGCAATGGCTTGACATGCATGCTACTTACATGGACTTCAAT ACAGTCATGAAATCCACACGACGGCAGCTAGAAAGGGAGCTGTTGATTGAAGATATTCAGCGGGTTGAGGATATGCCATCGTACAAGCTTCTAGCCCGCTAG
- the LOC119317304 gene encoding ELMO domain-containing protein A-like isoform X1: protein MDTNAGSFVAVRRLAGSDRAAGAVAFHHSSSGWPFSDFSVSSSPMDAYLTLRVFACAAAAEVVTGSTAWIGRGLSCVCVQSRDSDARLSFDLTPVQEECLLRLQNRIEIQYDSSNIEHQEELKALWCASFPGTELRGLISEQWKEMGWQGKDPSTDFRGGGFISLENLLFFARNYPKSFQELLRKQNGDRAIWEYPFAVAGVNITFMLIQMLDLQAVKPRSLLGAVFLKLLSENDRAFDILYCITFKLMDQQWLDMHATYMDFNTVMKSTRRQLERELLIEDIQRVEDMPSYKLLAR, encoded by the exons ATGGACACCAACGCCGGCTCCTTCGTCGCCGtccggcggctcgccggctccgaccgcGCGGCCGGCGCCGTCGCGTTCCATCACTCGTCCTCAGGTTGGCCCTTCTCCGACTTCTCTGTCTCCTCTTCGCCAATGGATGCTTACCTTACGCTTCGAGTGTTCGCGTGCGCTGCTGCAGCGGAGGTCGTGACCGGCTCGACGGCATGGATAGggagggggctctcctgcgtctgTGTGCAGAGTAGGGACAGCGACGCCCGCCTTTCCTTCGATTTGACTCCCGTTCAG GAAGAGTGCCTACTGAGGTTACAGAACCGGATAGAAATTCAGTATGATAGTTCAAACATAGAGCATCAG GAAGAACTGAAGGCCCTTTGGTGCGCCTCCTTTCCTGGAACTGAGCTTAGGGGCCTAATATCGGAACAATGGAAAGAGATGGGCTGGCAAGGGAAAGATCCATCCACGGATTTTAG AGGTGGAGGCTTCATCTCCTTGGAGAATTTATTGTTCTTCGCCAGGAACTATCCG AAATCTTTTCAGGAACTTCTTCGTAAGCAGAATGGTGACCGTGCAATTTGGGAGTATCCATTTGCGGTAGCTGGTGTAAATATAACATTCATGCTCATTCAGATGCTTGATCTACAAGCAG TCAAACCAAGGTCATTGTTGGGAGCTGTTTTCCTAAAGCTACTTTCAG AAAATGATCGAGCCTTTGATATCCTGTACTGCATAACCTTCAAGCTGATGGATCAGCAATGGCTTGACATGCATGCTACTTACATGGACTTCAAT ACAGTCATGAAATCCACACGACGGCAGCTAGAAAGGGAGCTGTTGATTGAAGATATTCAGCGGGTTGAGGATATGCCATCGTACAAGCTTCTAGCCCGCTAG